The proteins below are encoded in one region of Bacillota bacterium:
- a CDS encoding (2Fe-2S)-binding protein → MRIGEHPILTFPARRKVTFFFEGRPLEGYEGEPIAAALHAAGIRVLRESPVLGRPRGFFCAVGNCSSCLMVVDGVPNVRVCVEKLREGMHVERQVGKGDLLGAVAAKRGVLRAGGRGGEGGA, encoded by the coding sequence GTGCGCATCGGGGAACATCCCATTCTGACCTTCCCTGCGCGCAGGAAGGTGACCTTCTTTTTCGAGGGCCGGCCCCTGGAGGGTTACGAGGGTGAGCCCATCGCGGCGGCGCTTCATGCGGCGGGCATCCGCGTGCTGCGGGAGAGCCCGGTGCTGGGGCGGCCGCGGGGTTTCTTCTGCGCGGTGGGGAACTGCTCGTCCTGCCTGATGGTGGTGGACGGGGTGCCCAACGTGCGGGTGTGCGTGGAGAAGCTGCGGGAGGGCATGCACGTGGAGCGGCAGGTGGGCAAGGGTGACCTGCTGGGCGCTGTGGCCGCAAAGCGGGGCGTCCTCCGGGCGGGCGGCCGGGGGGGTGAGGGCGGTGCTTAA
- a CDS encoding FadR/GntR family transcriptional regulator, whose protein sequence is MSFQKVSRYRLYQDVVGQLVEHIRSGQIGPGQRFPSERELERQMGVSRGILREAFRVLEARGIIESRPGGGRFLKQLDGQNLFDLEAGFVRLERAVLLDICEARQIIEVRAAQLAAERGGDEGIEHIGRVIDEFFRTQFDLGEQMDRDLDFHVAVARATGNLVIWELVRVLVGILREHRQQMHLPREEWRTMCHQHCHVFEALRARDGPEAARRMAEHLERLRRVLEDL, encoded by the coding sequence GTGTCGTTCCAGAAGGTCAGCCGGTATCGTCTATACCAGGATGTGGTGGGCCAGCTGGTCGAGCACATCAGGAGCGGCCAGATCGGGCCGGGGCAACGCTTTCCCTCGGAACGGGAACTGGAGCGGCAGATGGGGGTCAGCCGCGGCATCCTGCGGGAAGCATTCCGGGTGCTGGAGGCCCGCGGGATCATCGAATCGCGCCCGGGGGGAGGCAGGTTCCTCAAGCAGCTGGATGGCCAGAACCTGTTCGATCTGGAGGCGGGCTTCGTCAGGCTGGAAAGGGCGGTGCTGCTGGACATCTGCGAGGCCAGACAGATCATCGAGGTGAGGGCGGCTCAACTGGCGGCGGAGCGGGGTGGAGACGAGGGGATCGAGCACATCGGGCGGGTGATCGACGAGTTCTTCCGTACCCAGTTCGACCTGGGTGAGCAGATGGACCGGGACCTGGACTTCCACGTGGCGGTGGCCCGTGCCACCGGGAACCTGGTGATCTGGGAGCTGGTGCGGGTGCTGGTGGGCATCCTGCGGGAGCACCGGCAGCAGATGCACCTTCCCCGGGAAGAGTGGCGCACCATGTGCCACCAGCACTGCCACGTTTTCGAGGCGCTCAGAGCCCGCGACGGCCCGGAAGCAGCCCGGCGCATGGCGGAACACCTGGAGCGGTTGCGGCGGGTGTTGGAGGATTTGTAG
- a CDS encoding FAD-dependent oxidoreductase has translation MLNPQVMVVGAGPAGMSAALAAADCGVKVLLVDFFSEPGGQLVKQTHKFFGSRGEHAGVRGIEIARLLGEKVRTHLGVELLLDTQVLGYYPDGVLTMERTVDGESEYLKARPRRLVVCAGASEKPLAFPGNDLPGVYGAGAVQTLMNVHGVMPGRRAVMVGAGNIGLIISYQLRQARVEVAAVVEAAPVIGGYAVHASKIRRLGVPILTSHSVKEAHGERELEGVTVWRVDERWQGIPGSERHFEADVLCLAVGLSPLAELLWQAGCRMAYVPELGGHVPWHDEHQQTSVPGIFVAGDAAGVEEASSAMVTGRMAGLAAAASLGSCPHYRELAGEARAQLEALRAGPPGEKIRKGLARLEEVARRAG, from the coding sequence GTGCTTAACCCCCAGGTGATGGTGGTGGGTGCCGGCCCGGCGGGGATGTCGGCGGCCCTGGCGGCGGCCGACTGCGGGGTGAAGGTACTGCTGGTGGATTTCTTTTCGGAGCCGGGCGGCCAATTGGTGAAGCAGACCCACAAGTTCTTCGGTTCCCGGGGGGAGCACGCGGGGGTGCGGGGGATCGAGATCGCCCGACTGCTGGGGGAGAAGGTGCGCACCCACCTCGGGGTTGAGCTCCTGCTCGACACCCAGGTGCTGGGCTACTACCCGGACGGGGTGCTGACCATGGAGCGCACCGTGGACGGCGAGTCGGAGTACCTGAAGGCCCGTCCCCGCCGCCTGGTGGTGTGCGCGGGGGCGTCGGAGAAGCCGCTGGCCTTCCCCGGCAACGACCTGCCCGGCGTGTACGGGGCGGGGGCGGTGCAGACCTTGATGAACGTGCACGGGGTGATGCCCGGCCGGCGTGCCGTGATGGTGGGGGCGGGGAACATCGGGCTCATCATCTCCTACCAGCTGCGGCAGGCGAGAGTGGAGGTGGCGGCGGTGGTGGAGGCGGCGCCCGTGATCGGTGGCTACGCCGTGCACGCCTCCAAGATCAGGCGGCTAGGTGTCCCCATCCTGACCTCCCACTCGGTGAAGGAGGCACATGGCGAGCGGGAGCTTGAGGGTGTGACCGTGTGGCGGGTGGACGAGAGATGGCAGGGCATTCCCGGTAGCGAGCGCCACTTCGAGGCCGACGTCCTCTGCCTGGCGGTGGGGCTCTCGCCGCTGGCGGAGCTCCTGTGGCAGGCGGGCTGCCGCATGGCCTACGTACCCGAGCTGGGCGGTCACGTACCCTGGCACGACGAGCACCAGCAGACCTCGGTGCCGGGGATATTCGTGGCGGGAGATGCCGCGGGGGTGGAGGAGGCCTCCTCGGCCATGGTGACGGGGCGCATGGCCGGGCTGGCCGCGGCTGCTTCCCTGGGCTCGTGTCCCCACTACCGGGAACTGGCCGGTGAGGCCCGTGCCCAACTCGAGGCCCTGCGGGCGGGTCCTCCCGGGGAGAAGATCCGCAAAGGCCTGGCCCGCCTGGAGGAGGTGGCACGCCGTGCGGGATGA